In the genome of Enterococcus hirae ATCC 9790, one region contains:
- a CDS encoding YlbG family protein: protein MNDEKNEFQLTKRRGLIVWVYSLKQLKNLKKFGLLHYVSRKMKYVVLYLNEDTFEQTAERINKLHFVRKVERSYRPDVEMNFADKIGTKQPVKEEGFEIEEINTKIRLADHVF from the coding sequence ATGAATGATGAAAAAAATGAATTTCAACTAACGAAACGACGTGGGTTGATTGTCTGGGTATACAGTTTGAAACAATTAAAAAATTTGAAGAAATTTGGATTGCTTCATTACGTTTCGCGTAAAATGAAATATGTCGTATTGTATTTGAATGAAGACACTTTTGAGCAAACTGCAGAACGAATCAACAAACTTCATTTTGTTCGCAAAGTTGAACGCTCTTATCGTCCAGACGTCGAAATGAACTTTGCTGATAAGATTGGTACGAAGCAACCAGTCAAAGAAGAAGGTTTTGAGATTGAGGAGATCAATACTAAGATTCGTTTAGCAGACCATGTCTTTTAA
- the rsmD gene encoding 16S rRNA (guanine(966)-N(2))-methyltransferase RsmD: protein MRVISGTYGGRRLKSLAGANTRPTTDKVKESIFNMIGPYFDGETVLDLFSGSGGLAIEAVSRGCGHAFCVDKNYQALKIIQENIKVTKEPEKFTTLKLDADKAIEKLANDQQKFDYLFLDPPYAKQKILDQIIKMTELDLFNDSAVIVCETDKTVELPEKIADFTQIRKQTYGISTVTIYRKEEDL from the coding sequence ATGCGAGTCATATCAGGAACATATGGTGGACGACGCTTAAAGAGTTTAGCAGGGGCTAATACACGTCCCACCACAGATAAAGTGAAAGAATCGATCTTCAATATGATCGGTCCTTACTTCGACGGAGAAACAGTCTTAGACCTATTTTCTGGTAGTGGCGGGTTAGCTATCGAAGCAGTTTCTCGTGGCTGTGGGCATGCCTTTTGTGTAGACAAAAATTACCAAGCGCTAAAAATAATCCAAGAAAACATTAAAGTAACGAAAGAGCCAGAAAAATTCACCACATTAAAACTTGATGCGGACAAAGCCATCGAAAAGCTGGCAAATGATCAGCAAAAATTTGATTATTTATTTCTTGACCCACCATATGCCAAACAAAAAATTCTTGACCAAATAATCAAAATGACGGAGCTGGACCTTTTTAATGATTCGGCAGTTATTGTATGTGAAACTGATAAAACAGTGGAATTACCAGAAAAGATTGCTGATTTTACGCAAATCAGAAAACAAACGTATGGTATTTCAACTGTGACTATCTACAGAAAAGAGGAAGACCTATGA
- a CDS encoding CAP-associated domain-containing protein, whose translation MKRLGLFGAILLSVIIAFYMQPVLFPPKLEVKKSSEQITQNQMTTWKYQKLETSGFSTYVGQSVDELEQRFGDPYERLTSGFGFETRYYHDQINHLSFEANITKDKVSTIKVLNTDNSTIAPFYLGMTMQDLTEITTIYTNFNFQYNGTDVGIELMEEDMNYRPLIAFDNDTFAILFFDQSSNGLFSIVYLDKASLLKLHPYQVFGSDLPQYKIDDQVDWAEINQAKEGHSVRLLNQLRQLDRLPLYKQTTGFSTQTKLLLSDYLNRPEDILTKERLAEWQQIAGSTNATAKFSLTTDEIDSLVAKRKLPHSTGVFTHPVIDPTFTFLFLYSDPYYHDRFLVNTSDLLGIAFSKENMLVLMQEEVKESTDSSDNQ comes from the coding sequence ATGAAACGGCTAGGGTTATTTGGTGCGATATTGTTATCAGTGATCATTGCATTTTACATGCAGCCGGTGTTGTTTCCTCCTAAACTTGAAGTAAAAAAAAGCTCAGAGCAAATCACTCAAAATCAAATGACTACGTGGAAATACCAGAAGTTGGAAACATCTGGCTTTTCCACGTATGTTGGTCAATCAGTTGATGAATTAGAGCAACGTTTTGGTGATCCCTATGAACGCTTGACGAGTGGGTTTGGTTTTGAAACAAGATATTACCATGATCAAATCAATCACTTATCCTTTGAAGCGAATATCACAAAAGATAAAGTTTCCACGATTAAAGTATTAAATACGGACAACTCAACGATTGCTCCTTTTTACTTAGGGATGACAATGCAAGATCTAACAGAGATCACCACGATCTATACGAATTTTAATTTTCAATACAATGGAACAGATGTCGGGATCGAATTGATGGAAGAAGATATGAATTATCGACCGTTGATTGCGTTTGATAATGATACGTTTGCTATTTTATTCTTCGACCAAAGTAGTAATGGACTGTTTTCGATCGTTTATTTGGATAAAGCTAGTTTGTTGAAACTTCATCCCTATCAAGTATTTGGTTCAGACTTACCGCAATATAAAATAGACGATCAAGTAGATTGGGCTGAAATCAATCAAGCAAAAGAAGGTCATAGTGTTCGATTGTTGAATCAGTTAAGGCAATTGGATCGCTTACCACTTTATAAGCAGACGACCGGTTTTTCTACTCAAACGAAATTGCTTTTAAGTGATTATCTTAATAGACCAGAAGATATTTTGACGAAAGAACGATTAGCAGAATGGCAACAAATAGCGGGTAGTACAAACGCAACTGCTAAGTTTTCATTGACTACTGATGAAATTGATTCGTTAGTCGCAAAAAGAAAGCTTCCCCATTCGACCGGTGTCTTTACACATCCAGTGATTGATCCAACGTTTACATTTTTATTTTTGTATAGTGATCCGTACTATCACGACCGCTTTTTAGTTAACACTTCCGATCTATTAGGAATTGCTTTTTCAAAAGAAAATATGTTAGTCTTAATGCAAGAAGAAGTTAAGGAGAGTACCGATAGCAGTGATAATCAATGA
- a CDS encoding YlbF family regulator, which produces MIINEELFALEDQCQSLSDCIKKSETMKKYLKAKKVMEQSADVNLLINDFSIKKEQFEKVVPYQKYAPEFREKQRAVRLAKRQLDLHEKVADFRCMETQLQDLLDKISQQLAETVSLTIKIDAGNPFFEQKGRSGCGGNCHE; this is translated from the coding sequence GTGATAATCAATGAGGAATTATTTGCCTTAGAAGATCAATGTCAGAGCTTATCCGATTGTATCAAAAAAAGCGAGACGATGAAAAAATATTTAAAAGCTAAAAAAGTGATGGAACAATCAGCGGATGTCAATTTATTGATTAATGATTTCTCAATAAAAAAAGAACAGTTTGAAAAAGTTGTTCCTTATCAAAAATATGCACCAGAATTTCGAGAGAAGCAAAGAGCTGTTCGGTTAGCCAAACGCCAACTTGATTTGCATGAAAAAGTAGCGGATTTTCGTTGTATGGAAACACAATTGCAAGATCTATTGGATAAAATTAGCCAACAGTTAGCAGAAACGGTATCGTTGACGATTAAAATTGATGCGGGAAATCCTTTTTTTGAACAAAAGGGGCGTAGTGGATGTGGAGGTAACTGTCATGAATGA
- a CDS encoding pyruvate carboxylase produces MEKVLVANRGEIAVRVFRACTELGIKTVGIYAKEDEYSVHRFKADEAYLVGEGKKPIDAYLDIEGIIAIAKACGADAIHPGYGLLSENLSFAKRCKEEGITFVGPDLHHLDIFGDKIKAKAAAIAAGIASIPGTDGPIEKVEDALSFAETYGYPIMIKAALGGGGRGMRVAHDEKSAREGYDRAKSEAKAAFGSDEVYVEKYIANPKHIEVQILGDKHGNVIHLFERDCSVQRRHQKVVEVAPCVSMSTEQRERICQAAVQLMKHVGYVNAGTVEFLVEGNDFYFIEVNPRVQVEHTITEMITDVDIVTTQLLIAQGKDLHSEIGLPQQADIKLNGSAIQCRITTEDPLNHFLPDTGKIDTYRSPGGFGVRLDVGNAYAGYVVTPYFDSLLVKVCTHAADFDTAIQKMERCLKEFRIRGVKTNIPFMLNVISHPEFQSGNAKTTFIDNTKELFEFPRLRDRGNKTMKYIGEITVNGFPGIKNGEKPFYESPRVPKDLIKRPDYLTAKNVLDSDGSDALVQWIKSQENLLLTDTTFRDAHQSLLATRVRTKDFKEIAQLTGEGLPELFSSEMWGGATFDVAYRFLNEDPWQRLRKIRALMPNTLLQMLFRGSNAVGYSNYPDNVLVEFVKEAAAQGIDVFRIFDSLNWVPQMEKSIQAVRDTGKIAEAAICYTGDINDPSRAKYNVQYYKDMAKELEQLGAHIIAIKDMAGLLKPQAAYRLISELKETTDLPIHLHTHDTSGNGIITYSAASKAGVDIVDVAMSAMSGNTSQPSMSSLYYALVNGPRLPEINIQNAQQLNHYWEDVRMYYKPFENGLNAPETEVYMHEMPGGQYSNLQQQAKAVGLGNKWDDIKQMYHTVNLMFGDIVKVTPSSKVVGDMALFMVQNDLTEEDIYEKGETLSFPESVITFFQGELGQPVGGFPEKLQKIILKGREAITERPGALAKPVDFQQVKAELAEKIGYEPKQEEVLSYLMYPQVFLDYQAAYNQFGDVTLLDTPTFFQGIRLGETVNVQIEKGKILIIRLDEIGEPDIEGNRVLFFNLNGQRREITVNDHSIISTVQTRVKAEPTNREHIGATMSGSVLDVLVKKGDHVKKGDTLMITEAMKMETAIEARFDGEIAHVYVTDGDAIASGDLLIEVTEK; encoded by the coding sequence ATGGAAAAAGTTTTAGTTGCTAACAGAGGAGAAATTGCTGTACGAGTGTTTCGAGCATGTACAGAATTAGGAATTAAAACTGTAGGTATCTACGCAAAAGAAGATGAGTATTCCGTGCACCGGTTTAAAGCAGATGAAGCATATCTAGTTGGCGAAGGGAAAAAACCGATTGATGCTTACTTAGATATTGAAGGGATTATTGCCATTGCGAAAGCCTGTGGAGCGGATGCGATCCATCCAGGCTATGGGTTGTTATCTGAAAATCTAAGTTTTGCAAAACGATGCAAGGAAGAAGGCATCACTTTTGTAGGACCAGACTTACATCATTTGGATATCTTTGGTGACAAGATCAAAGCAAAAGCAGCAGCTATCGCAGCTGGAATTGCTTCGATTCCTGGGACTGATGGACCGATTGAAAAGGTCGAAGATGCTTTGTCTTTTGCTGAAACGTACGGTTATCCGATCATGATCAAAGCCGCTCTAGGTGGTGGGGGACGAGGAATGCGTGTCGCCCATGATGAAAAAAGCGCTCGAGAAGGCTATGATCGCGCGAAAAGTGAAGCAAAAGCGGCTTTTGGCAGCGATGAAGTGTATGTTGAAAAATATATTGCAAATCCTAAACACATCGAAGTCCAAATTTTGGGCGATAAACATGGAAATGTGATCCATTTATTTGAAAGAGACTGCTCTGTACAAAGACGTCACCAAAAGGTAGTAGAGGTAGCACCTTGTGTCTCCATGTCGACTGAACAACGAGAACGCATCTGTCAAGCAGCCGTTCAATTAATGAAACACGTTGGTTATGTCAATGCTGGGACGGTTGAATTTTTAGTTGAAGGAAATGACTTTTATTTTATCGAAGTCAACCCTCGAGTCCAAGTGGAACATACGATTACAGAGATGATTACCGATGTGGACATCGTGACTACTCAATTATTGATTGCCCAAGGGAAAGATTTACACAGTGAAATTGGTCTGCCGCAACAAGCAGATATCAAACTAAATGGTTCTGCGATTCAATGTCGGATCACTACAGAAGACCCGTTGAATCATTTTCTTCCTGATACAGGGAAAATCGATACTTACCGTTCACCTGGTGGTTTCGGAGTGCGTTTAGATGTCGGTAATGCTTATGCAGGATATGTGGTTACCCCATACTTTGATTCACTTTTAGTCAAAGTTTGTACACATGCAGCAGATTTTGATACGGCAATCCAAAAAATGGAACGTTGCTTAAAAGAATTTCGGATTCGTGGAGTCAAAACCAATATTCCATTTATGTTGAATGTGATTTCCCATCCTGAATTTCAATCAGGAAACGCTAAAACGACATTTATCGATAATACAAAAGAATTGTTTGAGTTCCCTCGTTTACGCGACCGTGGGAATAAAACAATGAAATACATCGGTGAAATTACCGTGAATGGCTTCCCGGGAATCAAAAATGGTGAAAAACCATTTTATGAATCTCCTCGGGTACCGAAAGATTTGATTAAACGCCCAGATTATCTGACAGCAAAAAATGTTTTAGATTCTGATGGTTCGGATGCGTTAGTCCAATGGATCAAATCGCAAGAAAACTTGTTATTGACTGATACGACATTTAGAGATGCTCATCAAAGTTTATTAGCAACTCGTGTTCGTACGAAAGACTTTAAAGAGATTGCTCAATTGACCGGTGAAGGATTACCTGAACTATTCTCAAGTGAGATGTGGGGAGGAGCAACCTTTGACGTCGCTTATCGCTTCTTGAATGAAGATCCTTGGCAAAGATTAAGAAAGATCCGAGCATTGATGCCAAATACGCTGTTACAAATGTTGTTCAGAGGTTCAAATGCAGTCGGTTATTCCAATTATCCGGATAACGTCTTAGTAGAATTTGTGAAAGAAGCAGCGGCTCAAGGAATTGATGTGTTTCGAATCTTTGACAGTTTGAACTGGGTACCGCAAATGGAAAAAAGTATCCAAGCGGTTCGAGACACAGGTAAGATTGCAGAAGCTGCGATCTGCTATACCGGAGATATCAATGATCCTAGTCGTGCAAAATATAATGTCCAATATTACAAGGACATGGCGAAAGAACTAGAACAACTTGGGGCGCATATCATTGCGATCAAAGATATGGCTGGCTTGCTGAAACCACAAGCTGCTTATCGCTTGATCAGTGAATTGAAAGAGACTACTGATCTGCCAATCCACCTTCATACACATGATACGAGTGGAAATGGAATCATTACCTATTCTGCAGCTTCAAAGGCTGGGGTAGATATCGTTGATGTGGCGATGAGTGCGATGAGTGGGAATACAAGTCAACCAAGTATGAGCAGTTTGTATTATGCTTTGGTCAACGGTCCACGGTTGCCAGAGATCAATATTCAAAATGCACAACAATTGAATCATTACTGGGAAGATGTCCGTATGTATTACAAACCATTTGAGAACGGTTTGAATGCACCAGAAACAGAAGTATATATGCATGAAATGCCTGGTGGACAATACTCTAATCTCCAACAACAAGCCAAAGCAGTTGGTTTAGGAAATAAATGGGATGACATCAAACAGATGTACCATACAGTGAACCTGATGTTTGGTGATATCGTGAAAGTTACCCCTTCATCAAAAGTTGTAGGAGACATGGCCTTGTTCATGGTTCAAAATGATTTAACGGAGGAAGATATCTATGAAAAAGGTGAAACACTGAGTTTCCCTGAATCTGTCATTACTTTCTTCCAAGGAGAGCTAGGACAACCGGTTGGAGGATTCCCGGAAAAATTACAAAAGATCATCCTTAAAGGACGAGAAGCGATTACTGAACGTCCTGGAGCTTTAGCTAAACCAGTTGATTTCCAACAAGTCAAAGCAGAATTAGCTGAAAAAATCGGCTATGAACCTAAACAAGAAGAAGTGCTGAGCTATTTGATGTATCCGCAAGTCTTTCTAGATTATCAAGCAGCCTATAATCAATTTGGTGATGTGACATTACTTGATACACCAACATTCTTCCAAGGGATTCGCTTAGGAGAAACGGTGAATGTTCAAATTGAAAAAGGCAAGATTTTGATTATTCGCTTGGATGAAATCGGCGAACCAGATATTGAAGGAAATCGTGTCTTATTCTTTAACTTGAATGGGCAACGTCGTGAAATCACAGTGAACGACCATTCGATCATCAGTACTGTACAAACACGTGTGAAAGCTGAACCAACAAATCGTGAACATATCGGTGCAACGATGTCTGGTTCTGTATTAGATGTATTAGTCAAAAAAGGAGATCATGTCAAAAAAGGCGATACATTGATGATCACGGAAGCAATGAAAATGGAAACGGCAATTGAAGCTCGTTTTGATGGTGAAATTGCGCATGTCTATGTAACAGATGGCGATGCGATCGCTTCTGGTGACTTATTGATTGAAGTAACTGAAAAATAA
- the coaD gene encoding pantetheine-phosphate adenylyltransferase, producing the protein MKKALFPGSFDPFTNGHLDMVERAAKMFDEVIIGVFVNTSKKHLFTVDEKVTLITQAVRHLPNVKVYHQENQLTVEIANELAVQTIIRGIRSVKDFEYERDIAQMNHHLNQEIETVFLLAKQEYSHVSSSLLKEVLHFGGDVSDYLPTVINEALAGKRENDGL; encoded by the coding sequence ATGAAAAAAGCCTTGTTTCCAGGCAGCTTTGATCCGTTCACGAATGGGCATTTAGATATGGTCGAACGAGCAGCAAAAATGTTTGATGAGGTCATCATTGGGGTATTTGTGAATACGTCAAAAAAACATCTATTTACCGTTGATGAAAAAGTTACATTGATTACTCAAGCTGTTCGTCATCTTCCGAATGTTAAAGTGTACCATCAGGAAAATCAATTAACAGTCGAGATTGCGAATGAATTAGCTGTTCAAACCATCATTCGTGGTATCCGTAGCGTAAAGGATTTTGAATATGAACGGGATATTGCTCAAATGAATCATCATTTAAATCAAGAAATCGAGACGGTCTTTTTATTGGCTAAACAAGAATATAGTCACGTTAGTTCTAGTTTATTAAAAGAAGTCTTACACTTTGGGGGAGATGTCAGTGACTATCTTCCAACAGTAATCAACGAAGCGTTAGCTGGAAAGCGTGAAAATGATGGACTTTAA
- a CDS encoding SepM family pheromone-processing serine protease encodes MDFKRWLKTILVIFLGIFIIGFVVIPLPFYVEAPGATINLKELITVNGKKDKDSGSFSLTSVGIRRATGFTAVKAKLAPFEDLISAEELTGGATSEEYNQIQQYYMESSQNAAIEQALKLAGRSYQMEFKGVYVMSVEKNSNFYGKLAVGDTVTKVDGQTFKSAEAFMKYVKSKKVGDTVTITYLRDGKENETSGKLIELPTDNKAGIGITLTDHTSIKSDTDVMINSGSIGGPSAGLMFTLEIYEQLTGKNLRQGKEIAGTGTINSDGEVGRIGGIDKKVASADKAGVEIFFAPDDPISDEIKKKHPEIKTNYEEAKAAAKELNSSMKIVPVKTVQDALDYLEKMN; translated from the coding sequence ATGGACTTTAAAAGATGGTTAAAGACGATTCTTGTCATTTTTTTAGGGATATTTATTATTGGGTTCGTGGTAATTCCACTTCCTTTTTATGTGGAAGCACCAGGAGCAACCATCAATTTGAAAGAGCTGATTACCGTCAATGGGAAAAAGGACAAAGATTCAGGTTCCTTTTCATTAACTTCAGTGGGCATCCGTCGAGCAACTGGTTTTACAGCAGTCAAAGCCAAGCTAGCACCGTTTGAAGATTTGATTAGCGCTGAGGAGTTGACTGGCGGGGCGACTAGCGAAGAATACAATCAAATCCAACAATATTATATGGAGTCTTCCCAAAATGCAGCGATTGAGCAAGCGCTAAAATTGGCAGGGCGCTCTTACCAGATGGAATTTAAAGGTGTTTATGTCATGAGTGTCGAGAAGAATTCCAATTTCTATGGAAAATTAGCAGTTGGTGATACAGTCACAAAAGTTGATGGACAAACCTTTAAAAGTGCAGAAGCATTTATGAAGTATGTCAAAAGTAAAAAAGTCGGCGATACGGTCACGATCACCTATCTCCGAGATGGCAAAGAAAACGAAACTTCAGGTAAATTGATCGAACTGCCAACGGATAATAAAGCAGGGATTGGGATTACTTTAACCGATCATACGAGTATCAAGTCGGATACAGATGTAATGATTAATTCAGGATCAATCGGAGGGCCGTCTGCTGGTTTGATGTTTACCCTGGAAATTTATGAACAATTGACCGGTAAAAATCTTCGTCAAGGGAAAGAAATTGCTGGTACTGGAACGATCAATAGCGACGGTGAAGTTGGGCGAATTGGTGGTATTGATAAAAAAGTGGCTAGTGCAGACAAAGCTGGCGTTGAAATATTCTTTGCACCGGATGATCCAATCTCAGATGAAATCAAGAAGAAACATCCAGAAATCAAAACCAATTACGAAGAAGCCAAAGCTGCTGCGAAAGAATTGAACTCTTCAATGAAAATTGTACCAGTGAAAACCGTACAAGATGCCCTTGATTATTTAGAAAAGATGAACTAA
- a CDS encoding FtsW/RodA/SpoVE family cell cycle protein, whose amino-acid sequence MPKKVKKRHLLNYSILIPYLILCILGLIMVYSSSSYLLLENGSSPSASFFNQSLFWGVSLVAIGLLYKMKTSVLKNQRLIMAAIAVLTILLLIVLFFGKEINGAKGWLQIAGFSLQPAEYLKIIVIWYLALTLSKRQRSVQKDFVSTVKRPLLLVLALTALVAILPDFGNATVIFLIILVLLLASGINYVYTLIVGGGGVGLSALAIWLINITHGKIFPGRLQYIYNRFAIYQNPFSDELNKGHQLANGYYAMFNGGLFGRGLGNSIQKKGFLNEAQTDFIYAIVVEELGVIMGILILALLFFMIVRIFLVGIRSKDPFNSLLCIGIGAMFMIQIFINLGGITGVIPLTGITFPFLSQGGSSLLMLSICVGFVLNISADEKRKSLGLY is encoded by the coding sequence TTGCCTAAGAAAGTAAAAAAAAGGCATTTATTAAACTATAGTATTTTGATTCCTTACTTGATTCTATGTATTTTAGGTTTAATCATGGTCTATAGTTCATCATCTTATTTATTGCTAGAAAATGGAAGCAGTCCTTCCGCCTCTTTTTTTAACCAAAGTTTGTTTTGGGGCGTTAGCTTAGTAGCTATTGGACTTTTATATAAAATGAAAACATCCGTATTAAAAAATCAACGACTGATTATGGCAGCTATTGCTGTACTGACGATCTTGCTATTGATCGTTTTATTCTTCGGGAAAGAGATCAATGGAGCGAAAGGATGGCTTCAAATCGCTGGATTCTCTCTCCAGCCAGCTGAATACTTAAAGATCATTGTAATTTGGTACTTAGCATTAACGTTATCTAAAAGACAAAGAAGCGTTCAAAAAGATTTTGTTTCTACTGTTAAAAGACCGTTACTGTTAGTGTTGGCACTAACAGCGCTAGTTGCTATTTTACCCGATTTTGGTAATGCAACTGTCATTTTTTTAATTATCTTAGTCTTACTTTTGGCTAGTGGTATCAACTACGTTTATACGTTGATCGTTGGGGGCGGTGGAGTTGGCTTGAGTGCTTTAGCAATCTGGTTGATCAATATCACCCACGGGAAAATATTTCCCGGACGTTTACAATATATCTATAACCGATTTGCCATTTATCAAAATCCTTTTTCTGATGAGTTGAACAAAGGGCATCAATTAGCTAATGGTTATTATGCGATGTTCAATGGAGGGCTTTTTGGCCGAGGTCTTGGAAATAGTATCCAGAAAAAAGGTTTTTTAAATGAAGCGCAGACGGACTTTATTTATGCCATTGTGGTAGAAGAGTTAGGCGTGATCATGGGGATCTTGATTCTTGCTTTACTGTTTTTCATGATTGTTCGGATCTTTTTGGTGGGGATTCGCTCAAAAGATCCATTTAATTCTCTATTATGTATTGGGATTGGTGCCATGTTCATGATCCAAATATTTATCAATTTGGGAGGGATAACCGGCGTTATTCCATTAACTGGGATCACTTTCCCATTTTTGAGTCAGGGAGGATCTAGTTTATTGATGTTATCCATTTGTGTTGGCTTCGTCTTGAATATCAGTGCAGATGAAAAACGAAAAAGTTTAGGTTTATACTAA
- a CDS encoding DUF1507 family protein, with the protein MDSLSNEFAVQVLKDESERIKRLIKNQKNSLCISQCKAFEEVVDTQMYGFSQQVGFAVRVGIIDKTEGQLLLSELERELNRLYSEVYQENYDKKEIGKEE; encoded by the coding sequence ATGGATTCTCTATCAAATGAATTTGCAGTTCAAGTGCTTAAAGATGAATCAGAACGAATCAAACGCTTGATCAAAAATCAAAAAAATAGCCTGTGTATCTCACAATGTAAGGCATTTGAAGAAGTAGTAGATACGCAAATGTATGGCTTCTCACAACAAGTCGGATTTGCCGTTCGTGTAGGCATCATCGATAAAACGGAAGGACAATTGTTGCTGAGTGAGCTAGAGCGTGAACTGAACCGATTATATAGTGAGGTTTACCAAGAAAATTACGATAAAAAAGAAATTGGCAAGGAGGAGTAA
- the recQ gene encoding DNA helicase RecQ: MNDILKQYFGYEVFRPGQKEIIRKVLGHEDVLGIMPTGSGKSICYQLPALMLDGLTVVISPLISLMKDQVDAANQLGISATFINSSLDSYETASRFRLLEQQQIQLLYVAPERFIMPDFIQSMKRWHVQLIAIDEAHCISQWGHDFRPSYLHMAETLNTFDQRPVIVALTATATKQVAEDIKRLLKIPMDNHIQTGFARENLRLQVVKDQKKEQYLIEYLRINKKQSGIIYAATRKEVDRIYHLLKKFDFSVGRYHGGMSESQRTEIQEDFLYDRTELLVATNAFGMGINKSNIRFVIHYQIPGSLEAYYQEAGRAGRDGLLSEAVLLFAPQDIQVQKFFIQQSQREESQKQKEYEKLKAMTEYVYIESCLQQYILTYFGEKSIPCGRCGNCLDERELVDVTTETQMVLSCLKRMGENYGKQLLMKVLAGSKEQKVKMLGFQALSTYGLLKKWAQKDILQLIEYLISGGYLYSMNGEYPTLKVTELGIEVLKGKQKVFKKEAEKVQQLSDEEADTLFETLRELRTDLASEAGVPPYVVFSDATLKEMSRQRPKDRLSLLQIKGVGQSKLDKYGDAFLALILSS, translated from the coding sequence ATGAATGATATATTAAAACAATACTTTGGTTATGAAGTATTTCGCCCTGGACAAAAAGAAATTATCCGAAAGGTACTTGGTCATGAAGACGTCCTAGGGATCATGCCTACAGGAAGTGGGAAGTCCATTTGTTATCAATTGCCAGCGTTGATGCTGGATGGCTTGACTGTGGTCATTTCTCCCTTGATCTCTCTGATGAAAGATCAAGTAGATGCTGCCAATCAGTTAGGCATTTCAGCGACATTTATCAATAGTTCATTGGATAGTTATGAGACTGCTTCTCGGTTTCGATTACTCGAACAGCAACAAATCCAATTATTATATGTTGCGCCAGAACGGTTTATCATGCCAGATTTTATCCAATCAATGAAACGTTGGCACGTGCAACTGATAGCGATTGATGAAGCGCATTGTATTTCACAATGGGGACATGATTTTCGTCCAAGCTATCTTCATATGGCAGAAACATTAAACACGTTTGATCAACGACCGGTCATTGTGGCATTGACTGCTACTGCAACAAAGCAAGTAGCAGAAGATATTAAAAGACTTTTAAAGATACCAATGGATAATCATATTCAAACGGGTTTTGCACGAGAAAATCTACGTTTACAAGTAGTAAAAGATCAAAAAAAAGAGCAGTACTTAATTGAGTATCTACGTATCAATAAAAAGCAATCAGGGATCATTTATGCCGCTACCCGCAAAGAAGTTGATCGAATCTATCATTTGTTAAAGAAATTTGATTTCAGTGTTGGCAGATATCATGGTGGGATGAGTGAAAGCCAACGAACAGAAATCCAAGAAGACTTTTTATATGACCGTACAGAATTATTAGTTGCAACGAATGCTTTTGGCATGGGGATCAATAAGAGTAACATCCGCTTCGTCATTCACTATCAGATTCCTGGTTCTTTAGAAGCTTACTATCAGGAGGCGGGACGAGCAGGTCGTGATGGGCTCTTAAGTGAGGCTGTCTTGTTGTTTGCTCCCCAAGATATACAGGTCCAAAAATTTTTTATCCAACAATCTCAACGAGAAGAGTCACAAAAACAAAAAGAATACGAAAAATTAAAAGCAATGACGGAATACGTCTACATCGAATCCTGTCTGCAACAATATATTCTTACTTATTTTGGCGAAAAAAGTATCCCATGTGGAAGATGTGGTAACTGTTTAGATGAACGTGAACTAGTCGATGTAACGACTGAAACACAGATGGTGTTGTCTTGCTTGAAACGCATGGGTGAAAATTATGGGAAACAATTGTTGATGAAGGTATTAGCTGGTTCGAAAGAACAAAAAGTCAAGATGCTAGGTTTTCAAGCGTTATCAACTTACGGCTTATTAAAAAAATGGGCACAAAAAGATATTCTTCAGTTGATCGAGTATCTTATTTCTGGTGGTTATCTGTATTCAATGAACGGTGAATACCCCACGTTGAAAGTAACGGAACTGGGAATCGAAGTGTTAAAAGGGAAACAAAAAGTATTTAAAAAAGAAGCTGAAAAAGTCCAACAACTTTCTGATGAAGAAGCTGACACCTTATTTGAAACGCTAAGAGAGTTACGCACTGACTTAGCTTCTGAAGCAGGCGTGCCGCCTTATGTGGTTTTTTCAGATGCGACTTTAAAAGAAATGAGTCGACAACGTCCAAAAGATCGACTTTCTTTATTGCAGATAAAAGGGGTAGGACAAAGCAAGTTAGACAAATACGGGGACGCTTTTTTAGCACTGATACTTTCTAGTTAA